One region of Vicia villosa cultivar HV-30 ecotype Madison, WI unplaced genomic scaffold, Vvil1.0 ctg.002318F_1_1, whole genome shotgun sequence genomic DNA includes:
- the LOC131638456 gene encoding small ribosomal subunit protein eS30z/eS30y/eS30x, whose protein sequence is MGKVHGSLARAGKVRGQTPKVAKQDKKKKPRGRAHKRMQYNRRFVTAVVGFGKKRGPNSSEK, encoded by the exons ATGG GTAAGGTTCATGGATCTTTGGCTCGTGCCGGAAAAGTGAGAGGGCAAACTCCTAAGGTTGCAAAGCAAGACAAGAAGAAGAAGCCACGCGGTCGTGCTCACAAGCGTATGCAATACAATCGCCGATTCGTCACCGCTg TTGTGGGATTCGGAAAGAAGCGTGGACCTAACTCATCAGAGAAGTGA
- the LOC131638462 gene encoding protein transport protein SEC16B homolog, with product MASNPPFHVEDQDDEDFFDKLVEDDGGDVKPGRDNEGDDSDGIGDDADGNDSAFGNSSGGGSGVEVKEEDEEKEGGGNVQEGSFLGSSSTIECDGTADHGDHGMESGNSPGSSGDKSTISSSDVKVVDWNAFCADSNGGVGSESFSDFFSEFGDVSGKAFHDSNAGVKPGKEIPEDQYRSAYHQDSNTLMKSGNEIPSDGLNASVDYTQYQGGQGYGASVENNTSGEDVNSSQYWESLYPGWKYDHNTGQWYQVDDQNATAITQGSSDINAAAGWNAASDTKAEVSYMQQAAQSVAGSSAESGRTETVPSWNQVSQGNSAYPEHMVFDPQYPGWYYDTIAQEWRSLETYNSSVQSAVQGHKNGQASTGTFSHNDNNSYRNYGQAGYYEPQGSGNQAANNNWSGSYGINHQQGLDTHTTGIATKSGNSATYGGNQQFDHSFGSSISGSRDLQNASSSFGSASMYNKINHGHDLANGAVEPQRFAPSGNFGQHFNYSNTQFDEQKNFSNNYAAESQQRIGYSNQSLHGGQQHSCAPHVGRSSSGRPAHALVTFGFGGKLIMMKDSSLLNSSYESQSAVQGSVSVLNLMEVVSGSISSSRIGNSAGDYFRALGQQSVPGPLVGGSVGSKELNRWIDERIAHCGSPDMDYKKSERMRLLLSLLKIASQYYGKLRSPFGTDNILKENDSPGSAVAKLFASVKMSSKEYGVLSHCLHNMPSEAQMRATASEVQNLLVSGKKKEALQYAQEGQLWGPALVLASQLGEKFYVDTVKQMALRQLVAGSPLRTLCLLIAGQPADVFSSDSSTSGDPSAFNMPQHPAQLQFGSNGMLDDWEENLAVITANRTKDDELVIIHLGDCLWKERSEITAAHICYLVAEANFESYSDSARLCLIGADHWKFPRTYASPEAIQRTELYEYSKVLGNSQFILLPFQPYKIIYAYMLAEVGKVSDSLKYCQAVLKSLKTGRAPEVETWKQMIYSLEERIRTHQQGGYAANLAPGKLVGKLLNFFDSTAHRVVGGLPPPAPSSSQGTVHGNEQNYQPVAHRVSNSQSTMAMSSLVPSDSMEPISEWTADNNRMTKPNRSVSEPDFGRSPRQETSHDVQGKASGGTSRFSRFSFGSQLLQKTMGLVLKPRPGKQAKLGEKNKFYYDENLKRWVEEGAAPPAEETALPPPPTSAAFQNGLTDYNLKSALKAEGPPKEGSDLKTSNHEITPGIPPMPPSTNHFSARGRVGVRSRYVDTFNLGGGNSANLFQSPSVPSAKPAGAANAKFFIPAPLPSSKEHTMEAIEENNQEDNLAYENTSTSYRNNWSFQSLKPDSPIVWQRCPSMGNFANHGAVVNDINSRTPHSRRTASWGGSTGESFSPTNMHETMPLGEALGMPPSTYLSDDISLTRTPHMRSVSFGEDLHEVDL from the exons AATCTCTAGTTCAGATGTTAAGGTGGTGGATTGGAATGCGTTTTGCGCTGATTCAAATGGAGGTGTTGGGTCGGAATCTTTTTCTGACTTTTTTAGCGAATTTGGAGATGTAAGTGGGAAAGCATTTCATGATTCTAATGCGGGGGTGAAACctggtaaagaaattccagaagatCAATATAGGTCAGCGTATCATCAGGACTCAAATACTTTGATGAAATCTGGTAATGAAATTCCGAGTGATGGCTTGAATGCATCGGTTGATTATACACAATATCAAGGGGGTCAAGGTTATGGTGCATCCGTTGAAAATAACACAAGTGGAGAAGACGTAAATAGCAGTCAGTACTGGGAGAGTCTTTATCCTGGCTGGAAGTATGATCACAATACTGGGCAATGGTATCAAGTAGACGACCAAAATGCAACAGCCATTACTCAGGGGAGCTCAGACATCAATGCAGCCGCGGGTTGGAATGCTGCTTCGGATACTAAAGCAGAGGTCTCTTATATGCAGCAAGCTGCTCAGTCTGTTGCTGGAAGTTCAGCTGAATCTGGCAGAACTGAAACTGTACCAAGCTGGAATCAGGTGTCACAAGGGAATAGTGCCTATCCAGAACACATGGTTTTTGATCCTCAGTACCCTGGTTGGTATTATGATACAATTGCCCAAGAATGGCGCTCGTTAGAGACTTACAATTCATCTGTTCAATCTGCTGTTCAGGGGCATAAAAATGGACAAGCCTCTACTGGTACTTTTTCGCATAATGATAACAATTCTTATAGAAATTATGGTCAGGCTGGCTATTATGAACCACAGGGTTCTGGTAACCAGGCTGCAAATAACAATTGGAGTGGTTCATATGGTATTAATCATCAGCAGGGTTTGGACACGCACACAACTGGTATTGCGACTAAAAGCGGGAATAGTGCAACTTATGGTGGAAACCAGCAGTTTGATCATTCATTTGGTTCTAGTATTTCTGGCAGCAGAGATCTACAAAATGCATCTAGCTCATTTGGATCTGCTTCAATGTATAATAAAATTAACCATGGTCACGATTTGGCTAATGGAGCTGTTGAACCGCAACGTTTTGCCCCTAGTGGGAACTTTGGTCAACATTTTAATTATTCAAATACACAGTTTGATGAACAAAAAAATTTCTCAAACAATTATGCTGCTGAAAGTCAACagcgcattggttactccaatCAATCATTACATGGTGGACAACAGCATTCTTGTGCCCCTCATGTTGGAAGATCATCTTCTGGGCGTCCTGCTCATGCCTTGGTTACCTTTGGATTTGGTGGAAAACTCATAATGATGAAAGATTCTAGTCTTTTGAACTCATCATATGAAAGTCAG AGTGCTGTACAGGGCTCTGTTTCTGTGTTAAATTTGATGGAAGTTGTCTCAGGAAGTATTAGTTCTTCCCGTATTGGAAATAGTGCTGGTGATTATTTCCGTGCTCTCGGGCAGCAATCTGTCCCAGGTCCATTGGTTGGTGGGAGTGTTGGAAGTAAAGAGTTGAACAGATGGATAGATGAGAGGATTGCACACTGTGGATCTCCTGACATGGATTATAAGAAAAGTGAAAGAATGAGACTCCTTCTCTCCTTGCTTAAAATAGCTAGTCAATATTATGGAAAACTACGTTCTCCTTTTGGCACAGACAACATACTAAAA GAAAATGATAGTCCTGGGTCAGCAGTTGCCAAGCTTTTTGCATCTGTCAAAATGAGTAGTAAGGAGTATGGTGTGCTGAGCCACTGTCTGCATAATATGCCTTCTGAAGCACAAATGCGG GCAACGGCTTCTGAGGTACAGAATCTTCTTGTCTCTGGCAAAAAGAAGGAAGCTTTGCAGTATGCCCAAGAAGGTCAATTGTGGGGACCTGCACTTGTTCTTGCTTCACAACTTGGTGAAAAG TTCTATGTTGATACTGTGAAGCAAATGGCACTACGTCAACTGGTTGCAGGGTCTCCTCTGCGCACATTGTGCCTTCTAATTGCTGGACAACCAGCTGATGTTTTCTCATCCGACAGTTCAACTAGTGGGGACCCTAGTGCTTTTAATATGCCTCAGCATCCTGCACAG CTTCAGTTTGGATCTAATGGCATGCTTGATGATTGGGAGGAGAATTTGGCTGTAATAACTGCGAACAGAACCAAAGATGATGAGCTTGTAATTATTCATCTTGGTGATTGCTTGTGGAAGGAAAGAAGTGAG ATCACTGCTGCACACATCTGCTATTTAGTTGCTGAAGCAAACTTTGAGTCATACTCAGACAGTGCGAGGCTTTGTCTAATAGGAGCTGATCACTGGAAATTTCCACGAACTTATGCTAGTCCAGAGGCTATCCAG AGGACTGAGTTATACGAATATTCGAAGGTGCTTGGGAACTCTCAGTTTATTTTGCTTCCGTTTCAgccatataaaattatatatgcaTATATGCTAGCTGAAGTGGGAAAGGTTTCAGACTCGTTGAA GTATTGCCAAGCAGTGCTGAAATCCTTAAAAACTGGCCGCGCACCAGAAGTTGAAACATGGAAACAAATGATATACTCTCTTGAGGAGAGGATTAGAACCCACCAACAG GGTGGGTATGCTGCAAATTTGGCTCCTGGCAAATTAGTGGGCAAATTGCTTAACTTTTTTGATAGTACCGCGCATCGAGTCGTTGGTGGTTTGCCACCACCTGCTCCATCATCATCACAAGGAACTGTTCATGGAAATGAACAGAATTATCAACCTGTGGCACATAGAGTATCCAATAGCCAATCAACAATGGCAATGTCATCCTTAGTTCCATCTGATTCAATGGAACCCATCAGTGAGTGGACAGCTGACAATAATAGAATGACAAAACCTAATAGAAGTGTTTCAGAGCCAGACTTTGGTAGAAGTCCCCGACAG GAAACCTCACATGACGTACAAGGAAAAGCGTCAGGGGGCACATCTCGCTTTTCTCGTTTTAGTTTTGGCTCACAACTTTTGCAAAAAACAATGGGTCTAGTCTTGAAACCTCGCCCTGGAAAACAG GCTAAATTGGGTGAAAAGAACAAGTTCTATTATGATGAAAACTTGAAAAGATGGGTAGAGGAAGGCGCTGCACCTCCAGCTGAAGAAACTGCACTGCCACCACCTCCAACAAGTGCAGCTTTCCAGAATGGTTTAACTGATTACAACTTGAAATCTGCATTAAAGGCAGAAGGACCACCTAAAGAGGGCTCTGACTTAAAAACTTCAAATCATGAAATTACTCCAGGGATCCCACCTATGCCACCTAGCACAAATCATTTCTCTGCTCGTGGCCGCGTCGGTGTTCGGTCAAG GTATGTTGACACCTTCAACCTTGGTGGTGGAAATTCTGCAAACCTGTTTCAGTCACCATCTGTTCCATCTGCCAAACCTGCTGGTGCTGCCAATGCCAAGTTTTTTATTCCAGCCCCCTTGCCATCATCGAAAGAGCATACAATGGAGGCTATAGAAGAAAACAATCAGGAAGATAATTTAGCTTACGAAAATACTTCAACATCTTATAGGAATAATTGGTCATTCCAATCCCTCAAACCCGATTCACCAATTGTCTGGCAAAGGTGTCCAAGTATGGGCAACTTCGCAAACCATGGAGCAGTGGTGAATGACATTAATAGTCGAACTCCTCACTCACGGCGGACAGCTTCATGGGGTGGGAGTACTGGCGAATCATTTAGTCCCACGAATATGCATGAAACTATGCCTCTGGGGGAAGCTTTGGGAATGCCACCATCAACATATTTATCTGACGATATTTCTCTGACGCGTACACCTCACATGAGGAGTGTGAGTTTTGGAGAAGATCTTCACGAGGTTGATCTTTGA